The following are encoded together in the Vigna angularis cultivar LongXiaoDou No.4 chromosome 9, ASM1680809v1, whole genome shotgun sequence genome:
- the LOC108346815 gene encoding WAT1-related protein At4g30420, with translation MGWLRSYLPVMGMVLNQFIYAGVSLSTRLVFSAGMSPRVFVVYRHVLATIVIAPLAYFSRRNSGSYYLNLKSFSWIFLISFIGIVLNQNFFCEGLYLTNSSVASAMVNLVPAVTFVIATCAGMEKVNIRSWRSIAKIVGTVICVSGAVSIALLKGPKLLNAESLPSKSITMASSQADNWLLGCLFLTACCCSWSIWLILMVPASKSHPDPLSFSAWMCFMATLQSTLVALVLEQDPLAWKINSLLEFGSAMYAGVMGSAVTFFIQAWCISLAGPLFSAMFNPLMVVIVTILAPLLLHEQVYFGSLIGSIAVIIGLYIVLWGKAEEVVVLNVKTDSESMLNPTEQVKISIACSKANLEEPLLSAHSPSHN, from the exons ATGGGATGGTTAAGGTCGTATCTGCCAGTGATGGGTATGGTGCTGAATCAGTTCATTTATGCAGGAGTTAGTCTCAGCACAAGACTTGTTTTCTCAGCAGGAATGAGTCCAAGGGTGTTTGTGGTTTATCGCCATGTTCTTGCAACCATTGTAATTGCTCCATTAGCTTATTTCTCACG CAGAAATTCTGGCTCCTATTACTTAAACTTGAAGAGTTTCTCATGGATATTCTTGATCTCCTTCATAGg CATTGTCTTGAATCAAAATTTCTTTTGCGAGGGTTTATACCTGACAAATTCTTCGGTGGCAAGTGCAATGGTGAATCTTGTTCCAGCAGTAACATTTGTGATAGCAACTTGTGCAGG AATGGAGAAAGTGAACATTCGAAGCTGGAGATCTATAGCGAAGATAGTAGGAACAGTGATATGTGTGAGTGGAGCAGTGTCCATAGCTTTGTTAAAGGGTCCAAAGCTTCTAAATGCAGAAAGCCTGCCATCAAAATCCATCACCATGGCTTCATCACAAGCTGATAATTGGTTACTGGGCTGTCTGTTTCTCACTGCATGCTGCTGTTCTTGGTCAATCTGGCTCATTTTGATG GTTCCTGCCTCTAAAAGCCACCCAGATCCCTTGTCCTTTTCAGCTTGGATGTGTTTTATGGCAACTCTGCAGTCAACGTTAGTGGCATTAGTGTTGGAACAAGATCCACTTGCATGGAAGATTAATTCTCTACTTGAATTTGGTTCTGCTATGTATGCA GGAGTTATGGGATCTGCAGTAACATTCTTTATCCAAGCATGGTGCATCTCACTGGCAGGTCCTCTTTTCAGTGCAATGTTCAATCCTCTTATGGTAGTCATTGTCACCATATTGGCTCCTTTATTACTACATGAGCAAGTATACTTTGGAag CTTGATTGGGTCAATAGCAGTGATAATTGGGTTATATATTGTGCTATGGGGTAAAGCTGAAGAAGTTGTGGTGCTGAATGTTAAGACAGATTCAGAATCAATGCTTAATCCCACAGAGCAAGTCAAAATATCCATAGCATGTTCTAAAGCCAATTTGGAAGAACCTCTTCTATCTGCTCATTCTCCttcacataattaa